The genomic interval AACATCTTTATCAGATATCAATTCAGATATCCTATCCTTCTTAGAATCTGATATATCCATGATATCTAAATATTAAAGTAGATATATAAATATTTCTTGTGATAGGCAGTATTCATCGATCTTCTTAGAATCCGAGTTTTAATATTTATCCTAATTTTATTTTTAATCTTTTTCTTCTTTTCTTATTTTAATCGTTAATTTTTTAAAATCCTATTAAAACGAGTTATTGGAAGTGATAAATTTGAAAAAATATCTTGCTATTTTATTGATTCTGGCATTTCTACTTCCTGGCTGTATAGGTCAGGGTGCCGATCAAAGACCAGAGAAAGTTTCTACTCTGGTAAAAGAAGCTTCTGTGCTGGTCCAAGAGAAAGGCGAAGATGCATTCCCACAGATAAGGGAAAAAGGGAAGTTCTATACAGATGACACATATGTCTTTGTCTGGAAGGTCGAAGGGGAGAAGATTACTAGGGTAGTTTTCCCGCCGGATTTGTCCCAAGAAGGCACAGATGTCTCTGACTATAAGGACGACAACAATGTTTCCATTACGAACATGTTTGTGACTATAGCAAACAGCGAAAAAGGTGAGGGATGGTCTGGGCAATACCTTAAGACAAATCCAGCGGACAAAAAAATTGAGAAGAAAGTTACATACATTAAGAAAGTTGTTTACAACGACACAACATACATAATAGGTGCAGGATACTATATTAATTAATTTTTTATTAAATATTTTCCCACCCCTAATGTAAAAACTAAATCTTACAAAATTCTCTATATGCGCACATATATGGTACTATTAGTATATCGCAATATGCCATAAATACCATTTTTAATATACCCAAATATCTTAAATTCATACTATTGAAAATTAACACACTCTTTTATCAATCATAGTTAGATAAATCTATAAATACCGATATAATCATATAATTCTTGCTAGGAGATACTATGGAAGAATGGGATTACATTGAAGTTGAAGGAGAAAAGATGGAAGGCTATTGTATGTATCGCCATAGTTCCGAAAAAGTTCATATTTTTTATAGGATGAATGATGACTTGACCACAATTGAAGAAGAGATAATAGAAGAAAATAAGGATCACATACCAAAAACAAAGAGGCCTTTGTGGTGCTTTCTTTCAAATTTCAGAAGAGTTCCAAAGAGCAGATGTTATACTTCACACTGCCCGTTTTTGGCATACTGTGAAGCTGATTAGGGGATATATGCCTCTCATCAGGATAAATATCGGTAAAAGATTTATATTAGAGTTCATAATACTTTTTATGAACCCCAGGATAATTGAGTTAATACCAAATAAAAAACTCACTAAATTTTGTAAAGAGAATCATATCAAAAAAATGTCTCTTTTTGGATCTGCTCTGACTGATAGTTTTAATTCTGAGAGCGATATCGATCTATTGGTGGAATTTGAAGAAGGACTAACCCCCGGTATTTTTAAAATATTAAAAATGGAAGAAGAAATATCTTCTCTTCTTGAAGGGCGTAAAGTTGATTTGAGAACCCCAAACGATATTAGTAGATATTTTAGAGATCAAGTCATAGAAAGCTCAGAGGTTCTTTATGCACGATCCTAACCCTGATGTTTTAAGGATTAAACATATGCTTGACATAGCTAAAGAAATAATTGATTTTTCTGAAAATAAAACGAGAGATGATTTAAATCTGGATAGAAAATTAACTTTATCCTTGATACATCTTTTAGAAATATTTGGAGAAGCAGCAAAGGGCATTTCTTTCGAATTTCAATCTAGCTATCCAAATATTCCTTGGAAATTTATAATTGGAATGCGAAATCGTCTTATCCATGGGTATTACGATATAGACCTTGATGTGATATGGAGCACTGTGACTGAAGATATTCCCCCCTCTTGAAGGAAAAATTAAAATAATAGTAGAAAAATTGACAATAAGAACTAGAGTAATATAGGAGAATTTGTGATCACATGTCAGAAAACATTGCTAAAGATATAGAATCCTTGGTAAGGGAAGCTGCATTCTTTGTTGAGGCTCAAGGTGAAGACGCCTTTCCTATGTTTCGAACAGAAGGCAGGTTCTTATACGATGATATTTACGTTTTTGTCTGGATAGTCAAAGGTAAAAGGATTATAAGGCTTGTATTTCCCCCAGACAATATGGGCGAGGATATTGAAATCACAGACATGACAGATGCAAGGGACACAAATATAACAGAGATGATAATGAAGATTGCAAATAGCAGTAAGGGTGAGGGGTGGTCTGAACCTTATTTATGGAAGAGGCCAGTAGAAAATATAGAATCAGAGAAGATTTCATTTATTAAGAGCGTTATTCACAAGGGAAGGCATTATGTCGTTGGGGCAGGGTATTACTTGGAGAGTGTTTGAGAAAATTTTATATCGCTTTTAATATAATTCTGGGTATACAGACCTTCTGTTGGTAATATGCCAGAACATAATGAAATAAATCTAAAAAATCTCGAAGAAACAAAGAAGAGTATATCGGACATTTTTGATTCTCTTTATTATCAATCTAATGTTAAGTGCTCAAACCTCAACATAGACCATTATTTTATTGAGTACTACTCTCCAAGAAACAGGGATGAATCACAGGATACATTCAGCATCAATATCATTAATTTCAAA from Methanofastidiosum sp. carries:
- a CDS encoding cache domain-containing protein, whose translation is MKKYLAILLILAFLLPGCIGQGADQRPEKVSTLVKEASVLVQEKGEDAFPQIREKGKFYTDDTYVFVWKVEGEKITRVVFPPDLSQEGTDVSDYKDDNNVSITNMFVTIANSEKGEGWSGQYLKTNPADKKIEKKVTYIKKVVYNDTTYIIGAGYYIN
- a CDS encoding nucleotidyltransferase domain-containing protein; this encodes MNPRIIELIPNKKLTKFCKENHIKKMSLFGSALTDSFNSESDIDLLVEFEEGLTPGIFKILKMEEEISSLLEGRKVDLRTPNDISRYFRDQVIESSEVLYARS
- a CDS encoding DUF86 domain-containing protein — encoded protein: MLDIAKEIIDFSENKTRDDLNLDRKLTLSLIHLLEIFGEAAKGISFEFQSSYPNIPWKFIIGMRNRLIHGYYDIDLDVIWSTVTEDIPPS